One Phoenix dactylifera cultivar Barhee BC4 unplaced genomic scaffold, palm_55x_up_171113_PBpolish2nd_filt_p 000571F, whole genome shotgun sequence genomic window, tttccaaattgcccctctgcacgcgaggaaactctccaccttccttccatcaagggggaagactcgttgCCAGCTCCTATTCTTGTTTTATATAGAGCCTTTGCTTCATTTTGGTAAGCCTCCcggaggccttccattggctcggggccttaggcgaccgcctcggtcgcctagggctcgggccggcctgCTCGACAGctacataaatattttaaatacttCAGAAATAAAACATGTTACTCCCGTATATTCCTTAAACCAAAAAAGTGCATTACCTTTTAATATGTAGTTGGTTGGATCTACACTACTGAGCTCGGCTTTTGAAATCTGGAAACTCGACAGCTGCATAGATATTTTAGATACTTCAGAAATAAAACATGTTACTCCCGTATATTCATTAAATCAAAAAAGTGCATTACCTTTTAACATGTAGTTGGTTGGATCTACATTGCTGAGCTGGGCTTTTAAAATCGAAACTCAACAACTACATAGATATTTTAGATACTTCAGAAATAAAACATATTACTTCCGTATATTTCTTAAACCAAAAAGGTGTATTACCTTTTAAAATGTAGTTGGTTGGATCTACACTACTGAGCTCGGCTTTCAATCGAGTGGCATGCTGCGGGCCGCAGGTGGAGATGATCCTCCCACTCTCGGCCTCATGCAGGAATCCGGTCGTGCAATCCCTGAACCATGTATCACCGTGCATTTTCACTCAGCTAGCATTAATGCTAGCTCTTTAGACCCATGGTGGTTGGTCGGACGATTCATTATTTAGCCATCAGTGATGTATCACACCAACTCTTATGGATAATGGATTATATAATTTCTTTTCATGGTACGATGCAATGGGACGAATTTTTCATGCGCCCCTGTGTTCCATTTTACTTTAGCAAATTGATTTTGGATCCTCCACGGTGCTAAATAACCATTACATTATCCATTTCGAAGGCGGAGAGCCCTCATTTTTATTGCGATACATTGTGGAGATTAACGAGAGCTATCCTTCTTTAAATAGGATGACATGATGGCTGACTATATGATACTATTAAAATTTGTGGATTATTATGTTAGAATTTCTGAATTATTATACTAAAACTTTAAACACCGTAGAATTTagttcaaaaataataaaaaaaaagtttaatcATATACCATTTAGTCCAGCTATTTCGATACAATTTTTCTTTAAGAGCAATCCTCATGTGTAGAATAAACTCTAGGACTGGctctttttctccctctccttaGTTTATGTTGTCATGCAAAACGGCAGACAACCCactaacttatatatatatatatataattttgagTCAAAGTAGGATTTTGAATGGAAGAAGGGACTGggccaaaataaataaacagtTATAGGGCCCTCCCATTAAAGACTTAAAGTACTCAAATAACCAAGAACTAGGCCCTATACCTCTATACCACattcccatatatatatatatatatatatatatatatacactgaAAAAACACTAAGATGGACCATAGCCCAAAATTTTAGGATCACAACTTTATTTGGGCTTTACCAGTCAATCCATCTGAATCACTTTCAACTCATTTTTCACAAATAGTATAAAATACTCAATCAATGGCAGCCTAcattataaataaaatcttacAGATACCATACTTTGCATTGCAAAAGCCGCATCATAGAGATCCAATTGGTAGCAAATCTTCTAGCCATGGGAAGTGATAGCTTCGTTTTGAGTTTATTCAAGTGAATCAACTATTAGTAGTCCGGTTGTTACGGTTCATCCACCATCAGATAATGGGAACTCGCATTTTATACATCTTGTATGTTCCCCCACAGAAGAATAAGAACATGTACCATTAGGCGCGGGCGCGGTCATCATTTTGATGTCGTGCATTTCAAGCCTAGCTACTAGGATTCGTATCTGCTGCCAGCTTTGCGCCTAAAGCAACAGCATCGCATTCGAGCATTGCCTTTCTTGGGATGTGATGCCATGTTTGTTCCACCGTACCCACAGAAGGTATGGCTTTTCAGGTGCACAGTGGATGGTGGATATGGTAGCCAAAAGGAAATTCCCGTGCATGCATCTCAAACTTAGGGAATAGCGTCGTCCCAGGACTCAAAGCTTATGCCTCGCACATGCTTAACAACTAAAGAATCTGCTGTAGGCAGAGCCGGCCCAATTCTTAGGCAACTGAAGTGGTCGCCTAAAGTTCCGACCCAAATTAAGAAGGCCTATCACAAAaaaggcctcaaagacaaaacagaaagaaaaaaacccCATTAGTGAGTTCGTCTTAAGCCGGTCCACTACAGAAAATGCTTCAAagacaaaacaaaaaagaaaaagactccttttagtgagtttgcCTTAGGCCCTCAAATACATTAGGCCGCTCCTGGCTGTGGGAGATGGTAATATCACAGCAGGCAACGCCATGTTCAACATATGCTTGGTGAAACCTGAAACAGCTCAAGCATCTCTTGTGGTCCATCTTATTATCTATTAAGGTGCCGAACTCTCCTATCCTTCAACGAGATGGTAACTATTGATATGTTTTCTGGAAAATGTTAGACGAGATCTTATAACTTTCATTAGGAGAAAAGATGAAGAATATCTTCTAACTGATACTAATCTTACAATTATGTTTAAGAGTCATTATAATGTTTTGTGATGGGGAACAGAATTGCCTGACGTTATCTTTAGGATTGGCCAATTTTCTTTTGACCTATCGGTTCAACTGAGTCATAAAAGATTTTGCAATTCTCAACTGggctttgatatttttttaatatattttttgaacatATTAACCTTCTAAATATGTAAAAATATATGAATACCATTACAAAATtgctatttgtatgtatatccttataaatttttttttgcatgtctaTCAGTTGAGAGTATTTtactcattttaatttgaaaccactTATTTCTTAACAGCATTGATagcatgggtatatatgcaaacaaATTAAAGGAGAAAAAGATACAAATgtaaaataagtgttttatgaagatatacatgtaaataataactttatgaggatattcatataattttaaatatttaagaagGTATACGCTTAAAAATTCTGTAATATAATAGCTAGAGTTATAGCTGCCAGACTAGCTTCTACTTTAGATTTTTGACACCACCAAACAATGGTAAACTTCTCTGCTTTTGAAGATATGGATCCAACATAAATCTGTGCAGTAGTAATGGAATTGTAAACCACATCTATAATACAATGTAACCTTTTGGACTCAAGACAAGCTGCTCTGCACACCTTGCCCTCTCATTCttagaattttattttcaaaataactcCTTACTCTTCTTATCCATCAACGGAGGTGgttttatgtttgaaatttaaccatttagtttctttaagcaAGAAACACTTTGTTTACTCTTCTAATCTATTGGAAGGCAGTTTGTAACCATGACCACTTTATTCTGTTAATCAAGACTTCATTCCGCTCCTATATACTTTGCACTCTAGAAGATACTAATAacctttttccttctcttcatgcACCTTCTCTCTTCGCACTATCTCATCTCTTTTCATGGAGGTTTGGATCGTATCTTTCACGCAAATAAatgattaatcttttttttcATGACATCGATCATTGGATTACACCTTCCTATATAGATCTCTAAGCACTCTAAACTTCTTCACTCATCTACCTGTATAGATCGCAAAGTGACCATTATGCAATCTAACGATggattagcaaaaaaaaaaaaaattttttttgcacGATAGTaccctattattattattactatattattattattattattattactactactactactactgctGCTACTGCTGCTCCtattactactactactactactattattattattattattatttacttCATTGTTAAATTTTTGTTTGAGAAGTGTGGAGGTGTtctgtgctttttttttttttttgagtgtatTCTAAAGTGTAAAAAATATACTGATGACTTTGTTTCCGAAggataataaataatatttattttaaaaaaaatactttaagcggtatatttagtcccatttttttttatttgtaatttgcagattttttttgttaagttcCTTAGATGAAGTCCCCACCACTAATCCCATCACCCAAAGCCCATACTGATTAGCGGCCGCCCACTAGACACCTTGGCGGTGTCATAAGACGCATGAAGCCCAATGAAGAAATAGTAGACAAGCAGCGAGGCCGTCCATAAGCCAAATCTCACGAACGATGCTCTGTCGATGGACCCAAGCAGGAAAACATCGATGGCGATGGATGCCGACGGCAGCCACGGCATCATCGGCACCCCCCACAGCTTCGGCATTCTCGCCTGCGGCACTCCTAGCCATAAGTACACGGTTGTTAAGAGCCATACCGGCACCGACACTGCGTACCCCACCCACCCCTCACCGCCAGCCGCCCAGTAGGCGGCTATCCCGATCAACGAGCCCAAGATGAGAAAAATGCAGATAATGAGCTTGTTGCGGTCAGCGGTGAAGGTCTCGCCGCTGACATAGTAGCGGCGGACGAGGAGGGCGACGGCGACGAGCATGAAGATGAAGAGAGtggagatggagatgaggttggAGAGGATGCGGAGGATGGTGAAGAGGGCGATGACGGCGGTGGCGGCGAGCATGACGATGGTGGCGTCGATGGGGGTGCCGGTCGAGCCGTTGACGTGGGCGAGGCACGGCGGTGCCACGTGGGTGCGGGCAATGTGGGTGAGGTAGCGGGCCTGCCCAACGGCCAGGACGAGGAGGGAGGTGGTCATGCTCTTCAGCGCGCCGAAGGCGACGACATACTTGGCCCAGTCCATGCCGACGGCCTGGAATGCGACCGAGAAGGCCGCGTCGACGTCGATGCGGGAGTAGTGCTGCATGAGGCAGAGGGTGAGGGCGAGGAGGCAGTAGCAGACGGTGGTGATGGTCATGGCGCCGATGAGGCCTAGCGGGATGTCGCGGGCGAGGTTCTTGGTCTCC contains:
- the LOC103720583 gene encoding cationic amino acid transporter 1-like; amino-acid sequence: MMIAEVREELGRQSQGGSFAYLRVELGDFIAFIAAGNILLEYIISCAAVARAWTSYFATLLNHQPDDFRIHIPALSPDYNRLDPIAVAVTATVGLAAILSTKAASRFNYVACIIHLTVVVFIVVAGLTKADPKNLSDFAPFGARGLFSASAVLFFAYVGFDAVSTMAEETKNLARDIPLGLIGAMTITTVCYCLLALTLCLMQHYSRIDVDAAFSVAFQAVGMDWAKYVVAFGALKSMTTSLLVLAVGQARYLTHIARTHVAPPCLAHVNGSTGTPIDATIVMLAATAVIALFTILRILSNLISISTLFIFMLVAVALLVRRYYVSGETFTADRNKLIICIFLILGSLIGIAAYWAAGGEGWVGYAVSVPVWLLTTVYLWLGVPQARMPKLWGVPMMPWLPSASIAIDVFLLGSIDRASFVRFGLWTASLLVYYFFIGLHASYDTAKVSSGRPLISMGFG